The genome window GAGAATCAGTTTTCTCCACATGAAGTAAGGTGTGATGAGGTTTCTGGTAAACGGTGGCATTTGTGTAACGATTTGCACAAAGTGTCCTGATCGCATACAATTTAACAATTTGACTTCAAAATTACTCTTTTCTCATCGTGGGGTCATGGACTTGAACTTGTTGCAAAGATACAAGGGGTGCTTCTCTTTGCAAACTACACAGTCGTTGTTGAGACTTGCATAGTGCGAGGCAACGTGCCTTGGAGGTTTAGCGTATTTCCTGGTATATGGCCCACTCCTAGGAGTTTTCTTCTTCACGAGGTCGAGGAGCTCTCTGACGCTTGTGCACGTAGATTGATAAACGCCAACAAGTCTTTGTACGGTGGTACATCAGTGGATTCTTGACTATGACGCTGCCATTCAAACATGGTTAGTTTTAGCTCAATCATAGAAGTGATAAATGCTGGGTCAGGCTCATGTCCAAGTGCCTTTAGTGCTCTCAAGTGTTGCTGAGCAGTGAAGTTCATGGAGTCGACAAAGCTCTTTCCCATTGCCATCCTTGAGTGAGGGGATCACCACAATGTTTCGTAGGTCTAGGTCTATCGTACCTGTCTTTTAGACAAGCGATTGCTTCCTCGTATTGTTCTCCAGATCTACTGAGTCCTTTAATCGAAGCTTTCGCATTTCCATTCTCAAATATGCAAGCTTCTCGGCTGTAGCTAAGTCAAAACGGGAATGGATGGAGATATCAAACTGTTCCCAAAATGTTGTCCAATTGAGAATACTACCATCAAACATGGGGATTTCTAACGTTGGTAGTTTCACCGGTTTTAAAGTATCTATAAGTGGTGGAGGTGGAGCTGATCTGAGCAGCTTCCGAACCTGTAGAGAGAGGGTGAAGTGTCCTCCTTTTAACATGTCCAATATGCTTATGCTATCAAACTCTCCATGGTCTGCTGACATATACTCCTGATGAACGTCAGACAATTCTTTCTTCAAGTCCTGTAAGTGTTCTTGGTGTTGTTGAAGTAGACACGTGTTGTCTCCAGTATCAAGTGAGGAGAGATTCTCTGAAACAATAGCAAATGCTCGCTCTAGGTATTTTAGACGCTTGAAGGTCACGTTTGCTACTTTGTCAACTGCTGGGGGTCGCCTGGCAGCAAGCTCTTCCATTCTAGCAGTTATCTGAGCAACATCATCGTCAAAATCGTCCAATTTTGATTGCTGATTAGCCAGTTCTTCTTCATCTTTATCATCAATAAAGTCGATTACAGCGAAGTGGTGCACTTTAAACTCTTCATATCAGTTTTAAGCTTTGCAATAAGTCGTTGTGCATGGCTAATAGTAGCAGACAAATCAGGGGCATCTCGCAATCGTGTATTGATTCGGGTGATGGAGGCTCGAGTTGTGCCTCGCTTCTTCTTATGTGAGGAGAATGCACGTCGATCAGCCTCAGACATGCGATTATGACAACGAAATTGGTTGAGTAGCGTAGAATCGCACGACTCAATTTCGAAGAGTTGAATTGTACGTGCGATTACGAATAAACGATTTATACTGATCAGTAACGTTGAGTAGAATTGCACGAATAATTCAGACAGAGATCCAGGATGAGTAAGATGAGTTTCCAGGATGAGTAAATGATCGACGTACGTATGAGAGAGATCCAGGATGAGTAAACGAGTTTTTACAAACGAGAGAATCCGGGTTGAGTAAACGAGTTTTCACAAACGAGAGAATCCGGGTTGAGTACTGAGTTTGCACGTGCGATCAAGTGAACACGTGGTCAACAAGCCAACAGTCCACGTTTCTAAATAGAGAGCAGGCCAAGCTCCAGTGAGACTGATTTCGACGACAACGATCTGGTTCGAAGGACCAAATGTTAGTAGGTTCTACTCTCTTGTATTAGTAAGGCTAGATAGTTAGTTTCACACTTTGTAACAACTCATCATGATATTCACTTCAACACATTttatcatagattgaaaaggaaggggattggaaacgaccaggcctccctgtgtaaatggttgaaacacttcgcgttatgatttcgcgctcgcgattattttaccgtactctggttgtatttctactgtttctagctctcctagctatccactagcgatcactcagaggctgggaggttactctagagaagtaagtttacaccagcTCTAAATTGTCTAAGTccgctgtctttactctgtttttgagtatagcttgaattactccatgtcaacttttctctttccctgctgcgaagcctaaacagcaaaagacattgcttgacttggttattatgtatctaagtgctatatagaatggtttcatgccatggataagctttactgttcataaacgtttgcagtatagtccttcaaactgctttagtatacttttagacacaccacgggccttgacctctcacaacttcatagtaagggctattccttcttttatagcatttatttgtttagtgatagtggttgcgttgcttagtcgaccttttagagctatattctctttactttttagaatattcaacattaaaagtgatcaatttcaccatttctatgtacagcatattgtatggcagccaagacaggtaatgagcatgctgactataaaataatccctttgtagttttagccacgccctataacacggagtgtttcacgcaaaattttcgtttccaatccccttccttttcaatctatgatttTATCAATTGCAATTCTAATGATATGAAAACATAAAATTGTAATACTGAGAATACTGACAAGTGAAATAACGATCAGTACCATATAGAAGTTCCAACACTTCTTTTGTATCATTTCTTTGGTTTTCATCTCACATTTATGATCTTGAAGTTCCTGCTGCAAAACTTTAAACTCCTTTTCGAATTTTAGTTGCCGTTGTTCGAACTCCTTTGTAACATCTTTATGCTTCTTTTCGACTGTTTGTACCAATATTTCTTGGGTTTTCATCTCTTGCTGTAGAAGTTTAAACTCCTGTTCGAATTTTAGTTGCCATTCTTTGAACTCCTTTATAACATCTTCATGCTTCTTTTCGATTGTTTGTACCAATACCAATATTTCTTGGATTTTCATGTCATCTTGCTGCTGAGTAGCAGCCTCACAAACAATGCAACTTAACTCACACAGGACTTTTTCCTTACTACACTTGTGTTCAATGGTGTCACCTAGACACCCATGGGAATGGTCCTGGCAATCAGTCAAATGCTGAAAAGCCCCACAAAACGTCATTCTGTAGTTTAGGCACTGGTTGTCTCGATTCGGGCACTCATTGGTGCAGTGTGTTTTCAGATTGCGTTTCTGAACTTTCTGCCCGCAGTCATTGGGGCAGTCCTTATCAACATAGTCACAATTGTGGTCATCGAGGTCTTTAAGTTGGCCAGTCCATTTGCATCCTTGAACTTTCTTATGGCAGCGTATTAAATCTGTAAACATACACTTGAACATGTTCGACGTGGAGTAGCTGCTATGTGGAGTATCATCTTCTTCCAGATGTCGCTTCGAGCAGTACACATTTAGCGCTAAAATCTTGGCTTGAAGTGTTGTATTTTGCTCTAAACATGGTTGGTCATTTGTGCAGCTAGGACAAACCTTTGTCTCTTGAATGATAGTTTCAATGCACTCTTTGCAGAATGTTGTTGTTCTGCAGCAAGTTGTAATATTAGCTTCTCTGGCTACATGTTTGCACTTATTGCAAAGGTATTCGTCTTGAATCGAAGAAATGAATTCACACTCATAGCCTGCTTGTTTAGAGGTAGCCATAATTGTTGTATTTGTGAAGTGTCCCTCATTTGAGTTTATATTGGTAATCACACGCACGTAAAGGTTGCActtgcaattagtggtcaaaTTTCCTGGATACTTGACCACATGTTATCAATCCCATGAATCATAGGTACACTCCCTCTCCTCGTGGTTATAATGCAACACCTTATTACAGCACTGTagcatgtgtgttgtgttatTGCATTTGCTCTTacttcaccccccccccccctccccacactcGGGACACTGTTATTCATCGAGCAAGACGCTGTCAGGTGAGCGGTGCATGGGGGTGTTGCTATCCATTGTGTTGTTTGGCCTGTAAGCAAATTATATTGACTGGGAGCTGAAGCTATGCGTTTTGGTTACACTTCCATGACTTTGTGgtcataagatatttattgGGTGATTCCTAGCCCCTTTGATGTATGATCATTGTGCTCCCCCTCAACCTTACTTACATGTAACTTGTATCTCCCTTTGATACATGATCATTGTGCTCCCCCTCAACCACAGCTCTGCTTTTATTTCTATCTCAGCATGACAGGTGCACTGTCCTCATTCCAAGGGTCAACTCAAGTGTCCCCCTACTCACAACTGACGATTGTGGGCAGACCACCACTTCATGTAACCCTAGTCAGCTGGTTGTTGCTGCATGGTTGTGGTGCTGATATAACGGTGTGTGCACACGAGATCAATTTTCACGAGATCAACTCCCACAAGATCAATTCTTACCAGATCAACTTTGCATGAGGTCAACTCTCAGTAGATCAACTCTCATAGAATCAACTTTTCATATGATCAACTTCATGGGATCAACTCGATTACAATTTGAATTTAATAAAAAGTGAAATTAGAATTACAAAAGTaaacaaaaaaaaaagagTCCAGTAAGATGCTTGATGGCTGATAAATATGCATTAAGAGTCATGCCTCCTGTGTTAAATCGGTCAAACAGTGTCTGCATGAATCCTCTTTTCCTTCTCTTTCATTCGGCGTCTCTGTGGCCGAGCAGTAGCTCCAGACATGTAGCTCTGAATCTTTGCTTTGGTCACTGCCTCCTCTCTCTGCATGTGTTCAATCCATTTGAAGATGTTTGGGTGAGGGTTGCCTATAACTTTTTTCATTCTAGAATGCCATCCCTCAACATGGTTGTTGGTTCTAGGCTGATGTTGATTGAAGTAGTTCCAGTGAATTGGTGGAAAGTTTCCATTGATCCAGGTGGTAGTGAAATAATCCACTAGCTCGTCAACTCTTGGGATGTTCGGAGCATCCTGTTGGATGGAAAGCCAGGCTGTTCTAACAAAATAATGTCAGTGGACAAAATGCCACAGATGCCATCAATTGTACGAATTCCTTCAACTCCCCATTGGGGCGACGGTATTCTGTGGCTATAGCCCCAGGGCTTGAACCTGTATAGAGCATAGAAAATAGAGTTAGAATAGAGTTATTATTGCTATATAAGATATACCTTTCTCCAAATCGCTTGCATGAAGTGATAATAACAGCCACGATGATATGAGTTCGGAAAGCTCATTGTAGAAGCCTGAACCATGGCCAGCTCAAAATCACTCACATCAAAACTGATACCGGGAACTTTAACTAGAGCAGCATCTTTGAGTAGCATGAACACTCTGTTATATGTCTGTCTCTGTTTGTTAGGCAAAAGGCAATATACCATTGGAAATGTATGGCCATAGAGCAGAATATGGATTGTAAACACCTGCAGAAAAGAGAttaatgaaaatattcatgtacataattatgtacctggTAGAACAGTGAAGGGCATGTTGAGAATGTGCCATCAATGTAAAAGGCCTCTGCATCAGACAGGAGTCTGAGGTTTTCTTCAGTGGCAAAGATCATGATCTTGTCATCGTCAACCAGGAGGAAGTCTTCCCCACTTCGAGTGTTTGAGAATCTGGTAGAGAGGCTGACATCTCTTCTGAGGGTCGGAAGGATGGGAGTGTCTTCGTGTCTAGCTCGGTACAGAGAGGACCTGATAGACTCAAGGCTAGGCAGTTGTGCCAGCACATCAGCAGATCTTGGCTAATTACGTCCAGTTGATCATCGTAGATCACATTTATGGAGGTACTTTCATCTCTGGCCCTCTTCCTCATTCCCGCAATGGCAACTTGAGTGGTGATCTCAGCTGGATTGGGTGGGTGATCATGTTCATTCCTTACAACCACACTCAAACCCTCTGAAGTGGCTCTTGCTGGGCAACCAGCCTTGTGGTTTTTGCACCTCCAGAATTGAAAATCGGTTCCATCTCTTATTTTTGTATAAATATACCCCCCTCCTCGGTTTGTCTTGACGAGTTGAGCCATCATGTTGCAAATGAGTGCATGCTAGTTCTAGTGACCCTTTTATCAAAACCTGTCAACCTGTGGCACAAAATATTTAGCACATGTACTATAGTAATTAGCTATAAAAGAAAGGTCAACAACacctataaaaataataaaaataGTTAATTTCTGGATTTTAAAATTGGAGCTGATCTCAGTTGATTTCAGGAGTTGAGTTGACTCTATGAAAAGTTGATCTACTGAGAGTTGACCTCATGCAAAGTTGATCTGGTAAGAATTGATCTCGTGAAAGTTGATCTCGTGTGAGGCgatataactagtgttcaagcgctaatgcctctcgccatgtttttgctttcgctcaaaagtattagagtgttgtattagtttctataatgattttatattaaagttagcttatctatataaagtcactgagaagaaaatacttatttacatgcatctattgatTGGCTTACCAGGAAGAAGAAAAcagatctgtagttcagtgtatataatatctagacctgtgtacatgcatattgttatctttattatattgttatatggtagtgttttgtggcttaccaggccctcaagacaaagatgattctgccaggaggatctggatcttggatattattttctaaCACGTGGGGaattagtgcgcatgcgcattacatccacaggaataattaaagggtgtgtccaaagagatcaatttcacaaatggctactgtactactagctagctgttttaaaaATGTTAACACTTTGTTGAATAATTCAATATGATTCAATTCAATTCAATATGATTTTTCAGCATTATATGCCGATGGCAAGCCTGTAGAGACAGGTTACCATAATTAGCTATACTAACACATAATTCTAATACATAGTTATAGTTTAAACTGGGCACTTGTTGCAGGGACATTTGAAGTGAAACGAGCAGGGGTTATCAGAGTCAAAATTTAGCCGAAATTGCAGCCACAGGAATTCCTTGATTTGTTTCTTGATAGCTTTGCTTGAGAGTGAAGTATCTATCAAAGGTAGGCCATTCCAAAGTCTAGGCAGACGATTGTAGTAAAAGTGCCGGAGTAAGTTTGTGCGGCAGTAGTTATGTTTTAGAGATAAACTGTCTGACGACCTGGTAGTCCCCGTAACAACTGTAGCATTCTTGGATATATTGAATCTGCTTGAAGGATTTTTGTATGAGTTTACGAAAAACATAACATCCGCCAGCTCAAGGTGGTACATAAGTGGGAGTTAGGTACACAAGTCTTTCCTTATAAGTCATAGGAGATGTGGTTTGGGGAAGGATAAACTTTGTGGCTCTCCTTTGTATTTTTTCTAATGACAATATGTCTTTCAGCAGCATTGGTCGCCAGAGTTGAGATCCATAAGATAGCTGAGATCTCACTAAGAAAAGGTAGAGTTGTTTCTTAGTGTCGCTGGAGTTGGTAGAAGAAAAAGTTCTTTTCAGAAGGCCTAACATCTTGTAGGCTTTAGCTGATATGGAGTTGTAGTGGGCCTCCCATTTCAGATCAGATTGCACCAACAGTCCAAGATCTTTGTTTATCAGAGAGTACTTTATGCATGATCCAGCCAGTGTGTAAGTGGAAGGTTGAGCAGGTTGTCTAGAGGAGCAGAAGTTCATTTGTATACTTTTGGATTCGTTAAAATAGAGCGACCACCTGTTACTCCAAGTAAGTATTTTGTCGATATCCCACTGTAACTTATTGACATCCTCCCCGCAGTAGATAACTCTCGAACATTTCGTGTCGTCAGCAAATAGGTGCACCTTAGAGAACTCTACACAGTCTGGCAAGTCATTAATAAAAACCAGAAATAACAGGGGGCCAAGAATGCTCCCCTGGGGCACTCCAGAAGTAACAGACACAATTGAGGAATGGTTCCCATTTACTGTAACCATTTGTTTTCTGTTGGAAAGGTATTCCCGGATCCATTTCCAAGCGTTCCCATCCACACCTAGAGATTTCAGCTTTGCTAATAAACCATTGTGGGAAACTTTGTCAAAGGCTTTTTTGAAATCCAAGTATATAGCATCAACCTGGGCCTTAGAGTCTAGGGCAGTGGTAACCTCATGTATGAAACACAGCAGTTGTTGAACAGATGAGTGATTTCTGAGGAAGCCAAACTGAAGGTTGGAGATTTTGCAGCAAAGATAGTTATAGAGTTTGTCGTACACTAACTTTTCCAACACTTTCGATACGGAACTCAGTAGGGAGATGGGTCTATAATTCGAGACTGAGCATTTATCCCCCGTTTTATATATCGGTACAATGCAGTGAAGTTTCCACTCAGAGGGGATTGAACAGGTATGTAAGGAGATGCAGAAGATATGGTGAAGGACCTTGTACAGGCCT of Halichondria panicea chromosome 9, odHalPani1.1, whole genome shotgun sequence contains these proteins:
- the LOC135341215 gene encoding uncharacterized protein LOC135341215; the encoded protein is MKPRSADVLAQLPSLESIRSSLYRARHEDTPILPTLRRDVSLSTRFSNTRSGEDFLLVDDDKIMIFATEENLRLLSDAEAFYIDGTFSTCPSLFYQVFTIHILLYGHTFPMVYCLLPNKQRQTYNRVFMLLKDAALVKVPGISFDVSDFELAMVQASTMSFPNSYHRGCYYHFMQAIWRKVQALGL